Proteins from a single region of Eublepharis macularius isolate TG4126 chromosome 9, MPM_Emac_v1.0, whole genome shotgun sequence:
- the SYNGR1 gene encoding synaptogyrin-1, producing the protein MEAGAAYGAGKAGGAFDPQTFIRQPHTILRMVSWLFSIVVFGSIVNEGYLNHQDESEEYCIFNRNQNACGYGITVGVLAFLSCLLYLALDVYFPQISSVKDRKKVVLSDVGVSGLWAFLWFVSFCFLADQWRVSKSEDNPLNEGTDAARAAIAFSFFSIFTWSMLTFLAFRRLEDITFQEEYNTLFPNSPPLLP; encoded by the exons ATGGAAGCCGGCGCCGCGTACGGAGCCGGCAAAGCCGGGGGCGCCTTCGACCCGCAGACCTTCATCCGGCAACCTCACACCATTCTCCGGATGGTTTCTTGG CTTTTCTCCATTGTCGTGTTTGGCTCCATTGTGAATGAAGGCTACCTCAACCATCAAGATGAATCAGAGGAGTATTGCATCTTCAATCGCAACCAGAATGCCTGTGGTTACGGCATCACCGTGGGAGTCCTTGCCTTCCTCAGCTGCCTTCTTTACTTGGCACTAGATGTCTACTTTCCACAGATCAGCAGCGTCAAGGATCGTAAGAAAGTTGTACTCTCTGATGTCGGTGTGTCCG gcttGTGGGCATTCCTCTGGTTTGTCAGTTTTTGTTTCTTGGCTGACCAATGGCGAGTTTCGAAATCCGAAGATAATCCATTAAATGAAGGAACAGATGCAGCCCGGGCAGCCATtgcattctcttttttctccattttcacctgG AGCATGCTGACGTTTCTGGCTTTTCGGAGGCTTGAAGACATTACCTTTCAGGAAGAATACAACACACTGTTCCCTAACTCTCCACCACTGCTGCCATAA
- the RPL3 gene encoding 60S ribosomal protein L3 — MSHRKFSAPRHGSLGFLPRKRSRRHRGKVKSFPKDDPNKPIHLTAFLGYKAGMTHIVREVDRPGSKVNKKEVVEAVTIVETPPMVIVGIVGYVETPRGLRTFKTIFAEHISDECKRRFYKNWHKSKKKAFTKYCKKWQDDEGKKQLEKDFNSMKKYCQVIRVIAHTQMRMLPLRQKKSHLMEIQVNGGTVAQKVDWAREKLEQQVPVSTVFGQDEMIDVIGVTKGKGYKGVTSRWHTKKLPRKTHRGLRKVACIGAWHPARVAFSVARAGQKGYHHRTEINKKIYKIGQGYQIKDGKLIKNNASTEYDQSVKSINPLGGFVHYGEVTNDFIMLKGCVVGTKKRVLTLRKSLLVQTKRRALEKIDLKFIDTTSKFGHGRFQTAEEKKAFMGPLKKDRIAKEEAA; from the exons ATG TCCCATCGTAAGTTTTCAGCTCCCAGGCATGGATCGTTGGGCTTTCTACCTCGCAAGCGTAGCCGTCGCCATCGGGGCAAGGTGAAGAGTTTCCCTAAGGATGACCCCAACAAGCCCATCCACCTCACTGCATTCCTTGGGTACAAGGCTGGCATGACCCACATCGTTCGTGAAGTTGACAGGCCTGGATCCA AGGTGAACAAGAAAGAAGTTGTAGAGGCAGTTACCATAGTGGAAACACCTCCCATGGTCATTGTGGGTATTGTAGGCTATGTGGAAACCCCCCGTGGCCTTCGGACCTTCAAGACCATCTTTGCTGAGCATATCAGTGATGAGTGCAAGCGTCGCTTCTACAAGAACTG GCATAAGTCCAAGAAGAAGGCCTTTACCAAGTACTGCAAGAAGTGGCAAGATGACGAAGGCAAGAAGCAATTGGAGAAGGACTTCAACAGCATGAAGAAGTACTGCCAGGTTATCAGGGTCATAGCTCACACCCAG ATGCGCATGCTTCCACTGCGGCAAAAGAAGTCTCACCTGATGGAGatccaggtgaatggtggcactGTGGCTCAAAAAGTTGACTGGGCCCGGGAAAAGCTGGAGCAGCAAGTGCCAGTATCAACTGTCTTTGGCCAAGATGAAATGATAGATGTCATTGGTGTCACAAAGGGCAAGGGATACAAAG GGGTTACCAGCCGATGGCACACCAAAAAACTGCCCCGCAAGACTCATAGAGGTCTGCGCAAAGTGGCTTGCATTGGTGCATGGCACCCTGCTCGTGTAGCCTTTTCTGTAGCTCGAGCTGGTCAGAAGGGCTACCATCACCGCACAGAAATCAATAAGAAG ATCTACAAGATTGGCCAAGGATACCAAATCAAAGATGGCAAGCTGATCAAAAATAATGCTTCAACAGAGTATGATCAGTCTGTCAAAAGCATCAACCCTCTG GGCGGGTTTGTTCATTACGGTGAAGTGACCAATGATTTTATCATGTTGAAAGGCTGTGTTGTTGGGACCAAGAAGAGAGTTCTCACTCTGCGCAAG TCCTTGCTTGTGCAGACCAAGCGCCGGGCGCTGGAGAAGATTGACTTGAAATTCATTGACACAACTTCCAAGTTTGGTCATGGCCGCTTCCAGACAGCAGAGGAAAAGAAGGCTTTCATG GGACCACTCAAGAAAGACCGTATTGCCAAAGAGGAAGCAGCATAG